Proteins from a genomic interval of Qipengyuania sp. JC766:
- a CDS encoding HPF/RaiA family ribosome-associated protein — MSAATACSARAREPPAGRERLSVDPAGTDGRCGSFRKGKTNYQKEEPAMQVQFNSDSSVMGTQNVAERIEAAVREKLARFEDRLTRIEIHVRDENGPKHGADDKACTIEARPKGGKPIGVTEHASAVDDAARRAANTLAQRLDRVLGKASKHNHDPRPEKAM, encoded by the coding sequence ATGTCCGCCGCGACCGCATGTTCCGCGCGCGCGCGCGAGCCGCCCGCCGGACGCGAAAGGCTTTCGGTCGATCCGGCGGGCACCGATGGGCGCTGCGGATCGTTCCGGAAGGGTAAGACCAACTACCAGAAGGAGGAACCCGCCATGCAGGTCCAGTTCAATTCAGACAGCTCGGTCATGGGGACGCAGAACGTCGCCGAACGCATCGAGGCGGCCGTGCGCGAGAAGCTCGCCCGTTTCGAGGACCGGCTGACGCGCATCGAGATCCACGTGCGCGACGAGAACGGACCCAAGCACGGCGCGGACGACAAGGCCTGCACGATCGAGGCGCGGCCCAAGGGCGGCAAGCCGATCGGCGTGACCGAACATGCGAGCGCGGTGGACGATGCCGCCCGGCGCGCGGCGAACACGCTGGCGCAGCGACTGGACCGCGTGCTGGGCAAGGCCAGCAAGCACAATCACGATCCGCGCCCCGAAAAGGCGATGTGA
- a CDS encoding YaiI/YqxD family protein, with translation MSAPVTILVDADACPVKEEIYRVAARYGAHVRVVSNSPFRVPVSERVKRVVVPGGFDAADDWIAEAAGPRSVVITADILLAERCLKAGATVLRHDGKPFDAASIGSALATRAIMEDLRTGMDGVGGGPPPFSKADRSSFLQALDWVLVGMGRECHGALY, from the coding sequence ATGAGCGCACCCGTCACCATCCTCGTCGATGCCGATGCCTGCCCGGTGAAGGAGGAGATCTACCGCGTCGCCGCGCGCTACGGCGCACACGTCCGCGTGGTCAGCAACAGCCCCTTCCGCGTGCCGGTCAGCGAGCGGGTGAAGCGCGTGGTGGTCCCCGGCGGCTTCGACGCGGCGGATGACTGGATCGCGGAGGCCGCGGGGCCACGCAGCGTGGTGATCACCGCCGACATCCTGCTGGCCGAACGCTGCCTGAAAGCGGGCGCGACGGTGTTGCGCCACGACGGAAAGCCCTTCGACGCCGCCAGCATCGGCAGCGCCCTCGCCACCCGCGCGATCATGGAAGACCTGCGCACGGGAATGGACGGGGTTGGTGGTGGGCCGCCGCCGTTCAGCAAGGCGGATCGGTCGAGTTTCCTGCAGGCGCTGGATTGGGTGCTGGTGGGGATGGGGCGGGAATGTCATGGCGCCCTCTATTGA
- a CDS encoding PRC-barrel domain containing protein — protein MKLALPAFASLAAGCALIAACGETPAEREADQIEDTVERQADQNAAAAGMEEAALGMTEAQLLDADLVAADGTDLGDIELVRREAAGAVTGLVVELDDTDPDRWVEIGLDGLTTRPDGDDMDVQTGMTAAELAALPDADMTAMTNPV, from the coding sequence ATGAAACTCGCCCTCCCCGCCTTCGCCAGCCTCGCCGCCGGATGCGCGCTGATCGCCGCCTGCGGCGAAACCCCGGCAGAGCGCGAAGCCGACCAGATCGAGGACACGGTCGAACGCCAGGCCGACCAGAACGCCGCCGCCGCCGGGATGGAGGAAGCCGCGCTCGGCATGACCGAGGCGCAGCTGCTCGACGCCGACCTGGTCGCGGCCGACGGCACCGACCTGGGCGACATCGAACTCGTCCGGCGCGAGGCGGCGGGCGCGGTCACCGGCCTGGTGGTTGAGCTCGACGACACCGACCCCGACCGCTGGGTCGAGATCGGTCTCGACGGCCTGACCACGCGCCCCGATGGCGATGACATGGACGTGCAGACCGGCATGACCGCCGCTGAACTGGCCGCCCTGCCAGACGCGGACATGACCGCGATGACCAACCCGGTCTGA
- a CDS encoding DUF2061 domain-containing protein, which yields MKRDLSKTLSFLVLHLLVGFTVAYVFTGSILIASGIALVEPLVNAVVFFFHERAWERKRRPAMLDVLLHRHGTEERARGG from the coding sequence ATGAAACGCGACCTGTCCAAGACGTTGAGCTTCCTCGTCCTGCACCTGCTGGTGGGGTTCACGGTCGCATATGTCTTCACCGGATCGATCCTGATCGCCAGCGGCATCGCGCTGGTCGAGCCGCTGGTGAACGCGGTGGTGTTCTTCTTCCACGAGCGCGCTTGGGAACGCAAACGCCGCCCCGCCATGCTCGACGTCCTGCTCCACCGCCACGGCACGGAAGAGCGCGCGCGCGGCGGCTGA
- a CDS encoding CshA/CshB family fibrillar adhesin-related protein translates to MDQPRLTFGPRPASRLVRLVLSLLAAMAALLAHDAYAQDCSRAGARGAAPSSWETYCWLNMSNYSDTLARSATGQAMSYTLPDGSRLAFQLRVTNAPTTTATVLTSATAPSWSGAAVGNSSFLNIPGRPVLYQAINGATTTLNFSNIRIIPPAGVAQASQYSFVVADAESTDGQEYQEYITNGSAWQVLDQVAPISGSVYPTTTGIGTTTFRASGGGATGRVGAFIVSSLNPTTVSVTMRGSGLQGVMLAVRFASITLSKRIEGARIADADQFRFLIESRDGATTYASGQTSGTGFGPFPAAVFNSTTGVPLVLREAMVSGSASTLADYRSVLSCTNENTASSTALPRNLVTTSYDFGTLQFGDFVDCTFVNTPNPKLELRVAIASPGRIFPTDQFALAVRNQTANAQVAAFTTTGTSTTATPSTTGRLSAIAGNTYLLAETASGTTTLARYRPALACTNRNATSTTALPSGGASGTVVPRLGDVITCTITNTRDPLRAIIGVTKTSRIVSDPLGNAVPLAIPGAIVEYTVTVTNTGDAPVDASTLRLVDLPDRDAAWRTAFQPVFTDGAVASGLTFSAASNVAYSSAPGGATFGYSPVGPQDPAVTAIRFTPGGTLRASNGSANPSFSLRYRMVLE, encoded by the coding sequence AGACCTATTGCTGGCTCAACATGAGCAATTACAGCGACACGCTAGCACGCTCCGCGACCGGACAGGCGATGTCCTACACTCTCCCGGACGGATCACGCCTCGCCTTCCAGTTGCGGGTGACGAACGCGCCCACGACGACCGCTACCGTGCTCACGAGCGCCACGGCACCCAGCTGGAGCGGCGCGGCCGTCGGCAACAGCAGCTTCCTCAACATTCCCGGCCGGCCGGTGCTCTACCAGGCGATCAATGGCGCGACGACGACACTCAACTTCAGCAACATCCGGATCATCCCGCCCGCCGGTGTCGCGCAGGCGAGCCAGTACTCGTTCGTCGTGGCCGATGCCGAATCGACGGACGGGCAGGAGTACCAGGAGTACATCACCAACGGTTCCGCCTGGCAGGTGCTCGACCAGGTCGCGCCGATCAGCGGGTCCGTCTACCCGACCACCACCGGTATCGGCACCACGACCTTCCGCGCCTCTGGCGGCGGAGCGACGGGACGGGTCGGCGCGTTCATCGTCAGTTCCCTGAACCCGACCACGGTCAGCGTCACGATGCGCGGGTCCGGCCTGCAGGGCGTGATGCTGGCCGTGCGCTTCGCGTCCATCACGCTTAGCAAGCGGATCGAGGGCGCCCGTATCGCCGATGCCGACCAGTTCCGCTTCCTCATCGAGTCCCGCGACGGGGCCACGACCTACGCGTCCGGCCAGACGAGCGGCACCGGCTTCGGGCCCTTCCCCGCAGCGGTGTTCAATTCCACCACCGGAGTGCCTTTGGTGCTGCGCGAGGCGATGGTGTCCGGCAGTGCCAGCACGCTGGCGGATTATCGCTCCGTACTCTCCTGCACCAACGAGAACACCGCTTCGAGCACCGCCCTGCCGCGCAACCTGGTGACGACCAGCTACGACTTCGGGACGCTCCAGTTCGGCGACTTCGTCGACTGCACGTTTGTCAACACGCCGAACCCAAAGCTCGAGCTGCGCGTGGCGATCGCCTCGCCGGGGCGCATCTTCCCGACCGACCAGTTCGCCCTCGCAGTCCGCAACCAGACGGCCAATGCGCAGGTGGCGGCTTTCACCACCACGGGGACCAGCACCACCGCGACACCTTCGACCACCGGGCGGCTGAGCGCCATCGCAGGCAACACCTACCTCCTGGCGGAGACGGCGAGCGGGACCACCACCCTTGCCCGCTATCGCCCAGCCCTCGCCTGTACCAATCGCAATGCGACATCCACCACCGCGCTGCCATCGGGCGGCGCGAGCGGTACGGTGGTGCCGCGGCTGGGCGACGTCATCACCTGCACCATCACCAACACGCGCGATCCGCTGCGCGCGATCATCGGCGTCACCAAGACGTCGCGCATCGTGTCCGATCCGCTGGGCAATGCCGTCCCGCTGGCGATCCCCGGCGCGATCGTCGAGTACACCGTCACCGTCACCAACACGGGCGATGCGCCGGTCGATGCCTCGACCCTGCGCCTGGTCGACCTGCCGGATCGCGACGCAGCCTGGCGGACCGCCTTCCAACCGGTCTTCACGGACGGCGCGGTTGCCAGCGGCCTCACCTTCAGCGCCGCCAGCAACGTCGCCTACTCCAGCGCCCCGGGCGGCGCGACCTTCGGTTACAGCCCCGTGGGGCCGCAGGATCCGGCGGTGACCGCGATTCGCTTCACGCCGGGCGGTACGCTGCGGGCCTCCAACGGATCGGCCAATCCGAGCTTCTCGCTGCGCTACCGGATGGTGCTGGAGTAG